Proteins from one Agelaius phoeniceus isolate bAgePho1 chromosome 10, bAgePho1.hap1, whole genome shotgun sequence genomic window:
- the GNB4 gene encoding guanine nucleotide-binding protein subunit beta-4 isoform X2 — protein sequence MHAIPLRSSWVMTCAYAPSGNYVACGGLDNICSIYNLKTREGNVRVSRELPGHTGYLSCCRFLDDNQIVTSSGDTTCALWDIETGQQTTTFTGHTGDVMSLSLSPDMRTFVSGACDASSKLWDIRDGMCRQSFTGHVSDINAVCFFPNGHAFATGSDDATCRLFDLRADQELMMYSHDNIICGITSVAFSKSGRLLLAGYDDFNCNVWDTLKGERAGVLAGHDNRVSCLGVTDDGMAVATGSWDSFLRIWN from the exons ATGCACGCCATCCCCCTGAGGTCCTCCTGGGTGATGACCTGTGCCTACGCTCCCTCGGGCAACTACGTGGCCTGCGGGGGCCTGGACAACATCTGCTCCATCTACAACCTGAAAACCAGGGAGGGCAACGTGCGCGTGAGCCGCGAGCTGCCGGGCCACACAG gaTACTTGTCCTGTTGTCGCTTCCTAGATGACAACCAAATTGTCActagctcaggagacaccactTG TGCTTTGTGGGACATAGAAACTGGCCAGCAGACCACCACGTTCACAGGGCACACTGGAGATGTGATGAGCCTCTCTCTGAGCCCAGACATGAGGACTTTTGTCTCGGGCGCCTGCGATGCCTCCTCGAAGCTCTGGGATATCCGCGATGGGATGTGCAGGCAGTCCTTCACGGGGCACGTGTCAGACATCAATGCAGTTTGT TTCTTCCCCAACGGCCACGCGTTCGCCACGGGCTCTGACGACGCCACGTGCCGGCTGTTCGACCTGCGCGCGGACCAGGAGCTGATGATGTACTCGCACGACAACATCATCTGCGGCATCACCTCCGTGGCCTTCTCCAAGAGCGGCCGCCTCCTGCTCGCCGGCTACGACGACTTCAACTGCAACGTCTGGGACACCCTCAAAGGGGAGAGGGCAG GTGTCCTGGCTGGCCATGACAACCGTGTCAGCTGTTTAGGTGTTACTGATGACGGCATGGCTGTAGCTACAGGGTCTTGGGACAGTTTTCTCAGAATCTGGAATTAA